A single window of Plasmodium reichenowi strain SY57 chromosome 12, whole genome shotgun sequence DNA harbors:
- a CDS encoding HSP20-like chaperone, with amino-acid sequence MSTTNILKPKIIIESSKEPRVGEKRSSTLSEPFEKNMFSTYSYSNPISNMRSSTHNEYKYNWTKYVNSSQIPHVDEYIKTFEGPNATYYYETIPLKTNTNNIFEITPSQEELSRISYNPKIEIYSTCDFAVLMMDIPGVSKENLKVELEKGLLKVYGNKYKPHIEELEKRNEYHTKIIERLNEYYFCKIFQMPPAFSEGQNISCKLNNGELLVKILANELKTQKKVIDIQS; translated from the coding sequence ATGTCTacaacaaatatattaaaaccaaaaattataattgAATCGTCCAAAGAACCGAGAGTAGGGGAGAAAAGGTCTTCAACATTATCTGAGCcatttgaaaaaaatatgtttagCACTTATTCATATAGTAACCCTATATCTAACATGAGGAGTAGCACTCATAATgaatacaaatataattgGACAAAATATGTGAATAGTTCTCAGATACCTCATGTAGATGAATACATAAAAACGTTTGAAGGACCTAATGCAACATATTACTACGAAACGATTCCTTTAAAAACGAATACAAATAACATTTTTGAAATAACGCCATCACAAGAAGAGTTAAGTAGAATATCGTATAATCCAAAAATAGAAATTTATTCTACTTGTGATTTTGCAGTTTTAATGATGGACATACCAGGGGTGTCTAAAGAGAATTTAAAAGTTGAGTTAGAAAAAGGATTATTGAAAGTTTACGGAAATAAGTACAAGCCACATATTGAAGAATTAGAAAAACGTAATGAATATCatacaaaaattattgaAAGACTTAAcgaatattatttttgtaaaatttTTCAAATGCCTCCTGCATTTTCAGAAGGACAAAATATATCATGTAAATTGAACAATGGAGAACTTTTGGTCAAAATTTTAGCTAATGAATTGAAAACACAAAAGAAGGTTATCGACATTCAATCATAA
- a CDS encoding hypothetical protein (conserved Plasmodium protein, unknown function), giving the protein MKCFHEYCTENLLECSLVKFNKTRLNCVEKNVAYEEKYLNKKKHFDSLLDLKFCTIKSRNIFIKTNRCEQNFREKGKYDSLSDISNDYLIDSNNIKDNNKKEKKKETQPVINNKNHVLLKNEIEYSVYFISRQWSEEYIDEDNLEYSKRNDHKNIFVSKSYVIIGKHTHRNSICLYEEIIVEILNYNVDYDGVFVQIHVNKNQKKIFLLSTKECVIIYYKDFEKQKKRCEMERSKRKDIILLREKEKTKRKKKKFKINPIKGYLLLHNKNFYVSPKRKIIKAEWFNKSNNIIALLTYEKYCLYESYSSNFRSVFRLINVNNIPLEEVKIILPDIDILQSKISGNLDLLKKKYISNKREDMNKSKYKEEHPIIPPSSLDKTNDKSNVKNVCLNSTKNYVSYDNTKESEYVDNSDCYSNENTNTLSRREENHKEEGEEERNKKKTQNDDILENNKRHQKDEHNKLCNNNSSMINKMMDSLESYECNLDMKEEKKQNKTKKKNNYYDFKNNSSEYVETSNYSSSFDIFKEKNKKTKKKKKQIEINGNMNEGFDSIINYYNDDITNNNTKENDILPNDFENNEKRYLLKKMKYKNLVVDFSFGTMNEQILWIETCLFVLYQNGIILVYTPVLTKKCYISYYLLNEINEIKNKSHFIIKKHLNDEEKYNKKNKDSGDNNINIFNNQYVEDFLEHFDYFKYCTVEKYKNMYAYVNFFDNKKKKKKNIINESFIIHNDIIDDLKNSSKNNTYQYAPYIINCLKNSFYSSINLIYYNHLVIVCVCDKFGYISFFLLNYFLTPFLISLNKFKKEENKLFSLSFPKTKKKKEPFYFNIFNINQNVTLQKMTLPNMMNLVNKEKYDEYYDKLKNKLTLKNIIDKARKRNGIVQCMYQRLTIKNTTKKENKTNWISSDKSSIISSDKSSIISSEKTSTISSNKTSTISSNKTSTISSNKTSTISSNKTSTISSDQTKKETKYIKSSCDNSEVEIYNSTRENNVKNNKLEKLKHLKVKFEDDNKRKNFKNYEEENIKGHKNKYVEFYRLDENESNEECIKYHTNKKDDEKNYKKKNTKIQKNIKTQKNIKTQKNIKTQKNIKTQKNQNDVINELEEDIYLSCYEDINDMYNINDYIFNDFNMEYRLLNILLFDSFYTGMNNVKSIVLSNNSLLCFNNNKVIVLNLIWLKFLNVIFYLLYVKNYLCAKLVHEICKSGLYMKTSIFKSIINFYEFDYYNYLLLDFTKQLCYHNFVKLFKVDEKVLLHFQKQINKNENDKNYKNYKNDKNKNKYTSMNNNNNNNNNNNSNNSYNSNHIYYNNVVSNNYSIFNKPKNELFDLFQSEVLYNVQYILFPIIVENDYNILCNNKNEVYFIFSHYINTECQRKYELFMKNYINFFTCSMNKNLYLVYDCFKLNIIKNNQEIKKKHIKTHIHLIEKKKYNPFCLLSENMNLRNFIINTTIVNDDTLDISLYKLLFSFFMNLGSVDSTIELIKKNLIYFKGRWNISDILFSKHFQNNQYFSKHHNINNKSLKNKQNKQNIFDNKSITYYQHSFNSESNKNYTHNNNDEYKQNKNDKYINKQHGKDNTHIYNDSLQNFNHQQIIVSVSNHNKNIINQYEYLYNKTNTLYTLSSIEFIKFIFLLLDKNISTNSNTFFKKTYNNEIDNNFILNYNLPKKDDQLNPDIIINDIKTFIINNDIKKHENSDCTILIKKLIKIKNNYIDVKDYYIKKYNGNINKSSKQINEIQYLENILKTYYFFHSLNTYYEKKFKKIKNKIIHLIALKIINFIKTHTSIQTISKNLVDKNSSLLKDMQLCYDNQELIRKKFYLIKKKIIMHNLLISQQVRNTCIPAK; this is encoded by the coding sequence ATGAAATGTTTTCATGAATATTGTACTGAGAATTTATTAGAATGCTCACTCGtcaaatttaataaaactCGTCTTAATTGTGTTGAAAAGAATGTAGCATATGAAgagaaatatttaaataaaaaaaaacactTTGATAGTTTGTTAGATTTAAAATTCTGCACAATAAAAAgtagaaatatatttatcaagACAAATAGATGTGAGCAAAATTTTAGAGAGAAGGGGAAGTATGATTCTTTAAGTGATATTTCAAATGATTATTTAATagatagtaataatattaaagataataacaaaaaagaaaaaaaaaaagaaactCAACCagttataaataataagaatcatgttttattaaaaaacGAAATAGAATATTctgtttattttatatcaaGACAATGGAGTGAAGAATATATTGATGAAGATAATTTGGAATACTCAAAAAGAAATGACcataagaatatatttgtttctAAAAGTTATGTAATAATAGGAAAACATACTCATAGAAATTCTATATGCTTATACGAAGAAATTATTGTtgaaattttaaattataatgtaGATTATGATGGTGTTTTTGTACAGATACATGTCAACAAAAAtcagaaaaaaatatttttattatcaacCAAAGAATGtgttataatttattataaagattttgaaaaacaaaagaaaagatGTGAAATGGAAAGATCGAAAAGGaaagatattatattgttaagagaaaaggaaaaaacaaaaagaaaaaaaaaaaaatttaaaataaatccAATTAAAGGATATCTTcttttacataataaaaatttttatgtatctcctaaaagaaaaataattaaagCAGAATGgtttaataaatcaaataatataatagctttattaacatatgaaaaatattgtttatatgaATCCTATAGCTCTAATTTTAGATCTGTCTTTAGATTAattaatgtaaataatatcCCTTTAGAAGAAgtcaaaattattttacCAGATATCGATATACTTCAAAGTAAAATAAGTGGTAATCttgatttattaaaaaaaaaatatatatctaataaAAGGGAAGATATGAATAAAAGCAAATATAAAGAGGAACACCCTATTATTCCACCTTCATCATTAGACAAGACAAATGATAAAAGCAATGTTAAAAATGTTTGTTTAAATAGTActaaaaattatgtaagTTATGATAATACAAAAGAAAGTGAATATGTGGACAATTCTGATTGTTATTCAAATGAAAACACTAATACTTTATCGAGAAGGGAAGAAAACCATAAAGAGGAAGGAGAAGAGGAGaggaataaaaaaaaaacacaaaatgatgatatattagaaaataataaaaggCATCAAAAGGATGAGCATAATAAATTGTGTAATAACAATTCTTCGatgataaataaaatgatgGATTCTTTAGAATCATATGAATGTAACTTAGATATGaaggaagaaaaaaaacaaaacaaaacaaaaaaaaaaaacaattattatgattttaaaaataattctaGTGAATATGTTGAAACATCAAATTATTCTTCAtcatttgatatatttaaagaaaaaaataaaaaaacaaaaaaaaaaaaaaaacaaatagAGATAAATGGTAATATGAATGAAGGATTTGATtctattataaattattataatgatgatataacaaataataataccaaagaaaatgatattCTTCCTAATgattttgaaaataatgaaaaacgatatttattaaaaaaaatgaaatataaaaatttagTAGTAGATTTTTCATTCGGTACAATGAATGAACAAATATTATGGATAGAAACAtgtttatttgtattatatcAAAATGGAATTATTTTAGTATATACACCTGTACttacaaaaaaatgttatataagctattatttattaaacgaaattaatgaaattaaaaataaaagccattttataataaaaaaacacttaaatgatgaagagaaatataataagaagaaTAAAGATAGtggtgataataatattaatatatttaataatcAATATGTAGAAGATTTTTTAGAacattttgattatttcAAATATTGTACTgtagaaaaatataaaaatatgtatgcttatgtaaatttttttgacaacaagaaaaaaaaaaaaaaaaacataataaatgaatCTTTCATAATtcataatgatataatagATGATCTAAAAAATTcatcaaaaaataatacatatcAATATGCTccttatattataaattgtttaaaaaattctttCTATAGTAgtataaatttaatatattataatcatttaGTTATTGTATGTGTTTGTGATAAATTTGGatatatttccttttttctattaaattattttctaacACCTTTTCTCAtatcattaaataaattcaaaaaagaagaaaataaactattttcattatcctttcctaaaacaaaaaagaaaaaagaacctttctattttaatatatttaatattaatcaAAATGTTACATTACAAAAAATGACCTTACCAAATATGATGAATTTGGTTAATAAGGAAAAGTATGATGAGTACTATGACaagttaaaaaataaacttactcttaaaaatataatagatAAAGCTCGAAAACGAAATGGAATAGTTCAATGTATGTATCAACGattaacaataaaaaacaCCACGAAGaaggaaaataaaacaaattgGATATCATCGGATAAAAGTAGTATCATATCATCGGATAAAAGTAGTATCATATCATCGGAAAAAACTAGTACCATATCATCGAATAAAACTAGTACCATATCATCGAATAAAACTAGTACCATATCATCGAATAAAACTAGTACCATATCATCGAATAAAACTAGTACCATATCATCAGATCAAACTAAAAAGgaaacaaaatatataaaaagtagTTGCGATAATAGTGAAGTTGagatatataatagtaccagagaaaataatgtgaaaaataataaactagaaaaattaaaacatCTTAAAGTAAAATTTGaggatgataataaaagaaaaaattttaaaaattatgaagaagaaaatataaaaggtcataaaaataaatatgtagaATTTTACAGGTTGGATGAAAATGAATCAAATGAAGAATGTATTAAATAtcatacaaataaaaaagatgatgaaaaaaattacaaaaagaaaaatacaaaaatacagaaaaatataaaaacacagaaaaatataaaaacacagaaaaatataaaaacacaaaaaaacataaaaacGCAAAAAAACCAAAATGACGTTATAAATGAACTTGaagaagatatatatttatcatgttatgaagatataaatgatatgtataatataaatgattatatttttaatgatTTTAATATGGAATATCgtttattaaatatactATTATTTGATTCATTTTATACAGGAATGAATAATGTAAAATCTATTGTTTTATCTAATAATAgtttattatgttttaataataataaggtTATAGTACTAAATTTAATATGGTTAAAATTCTTGaatgttattttttatttattatatgtaaagaattatttatgtGCTAAACTTGTACATGAAATATGTAAGAGTGGATTATATATGAAGACATCTATATTTAAATcgataataaatttttatgaatttgattattataattatctgTTATTAGATTTTACTAAACAGTTATGttatcataattttgtaaaattGTTTAAAGTAGATGAAAAGgttttattacattttcAAAAGCAGATAAACAAAAACGAAAAcgataaaaattataaaaattataaaaatgataaaaataaaaataaatacacaAGCATgaacaacaacaacaacaataataataataataatagtaacaATAGCTACAATAGtaatcatatttattataataatgttgtATCAAATAATTATTCCATCTTTAATAAACCAAAGAATGAACTTTTTGATCTTTTCCAATCCGAGGTGTTATATAATgtacaatatattttattccCTATAATTGTTGAAAAcgattataatattttatgtaataataaaaatgaagtttattttatttttagtcattatataaatacagAATGTCAAAGgaaatatgaattatttatgaaaaattatatcaATTTCTTTACTTGTTCcatgaataaaaatttatatcttGTATATGATTGTTtcaaattaaatattattaaaaataatcaagaaattaaaaaaaaacatattaaaacacatatacatttaatagagaaaaaaaaatataatccATTCTGTTTACTATCAGAAAATATGAACCTAagaaattttattattaatactaCTATAGTAAATGATGATACATTAgatatttctttatataaattattattttctttttttatgaatttGGGTTCAGTTGATAGTACTATagaattaattaaaaaaaatcttATATACTTTAAAGGTAGGTGGAATATATCTGATATACTATTTTCTAAACATTTTCAAAACAACcaatatttttcaaaacatcataatataaacaataaatCATTAAAGAACAAACAAAACAAACAAAACATATTTGATAACAAATCTATTACATATTATCAACACTCATTTAATTCTgaatcaaataaaaattatactcataacaataatgatgaatataaacaaaataaaaacgacaaatatataaacaaacaACATGGTAAAGATaatacacacatatataatgattCTTTACAAAATTTTAATCACCAACAAATAATTGTAAGTGTATCAAACcataataagaatataataaatcaatATGAATATCTATACAACAAAACAAATACACTATATACCCTTTCTTCTATagaatttataaaattcatatttttattattagataaaaatatttccaCCAACAGTAATAcattctttaaaaaaacatataacaatgaaatagataataattttattctaaattataatttgcCAAAAAAAGATGATCAATTAAATCCAGACATTATCATAAATGATATCaaaacatttattataaataatgatattaaaaaaCATGAAAATTCTGATTGTAccattttaattaaaaaattaatcaaaataaaaaataattatatagatGTTAAAGATTActatataaagaaatataatggtaatataaataaatcatctaaacaaattaatgaaatccaatatttagaaaatatattaaaaacatACTACTTTTTTCATAGTctaaatacatattatgaaaagaaatttaaaaaaataaaaaataaaattattcatCTTATCGCCTTAAAAATTatcaattttattaaaacaCATACAAGTATACAGACTATAAGTAAAAACTTGGTAGATAAAAATTCGTCTCTTTTAAAAGATATGCAATTATGTTATGATAACCAAGAgttaataagaaaaaaattttactTGATAAAGAAGAAGATAATAATGCATAACCTTTTAATTTCACAACAAGTAAGAAACACATGTATACCAgcaaaataa